A section of the Oryza sativa Japonica Group chromosome 1, ASM3414082v1 genome encodes:
- the LOC107275546 gene encoding uncharacterized protein, translated as MAICAAAADHSRASPSSAATQPTTICWRPSKVKEEVEEDGMVVDPPDDASEASDNLRATGFQDTPTVGELVLRHLRPRLRGFHCADGDVPVIGVRDDPAAAAPLDLVARHGGAADRRRGEAFYFVRRRRCRRPNVRRTVAEGGGGGGGAGGLWKKSWTGSGKSVTDLGVVVPWSKTCYCFYRRDEGGRLSTFGGGWVLAEYEITEPGTYRRADEEEDDDDYWVLCHVRKTASKKRKRNRCDEAVAARAVAGTESKSYLLCGLTAN; from the coding sequence ATGGCGATCTGCGCTGCTGCAGCTGACCACTCCCGCGCATCCCCAAGCTCCGCGGCAACGCAACCAACAACCATCTGCTGGAGACCCAGCAAGGTCAAGGAGGAAGTAGAAGAAGACGGAATGGTTGTCGATCCCCCGGACGACGCCAGCGAGGCGTCCGATAATCTGCGCGCGACAGGTTTCCAGGACACGCCGACGGTGGGCGAGCTCGTCCTGCGCCACCTCCGCCCGCGTCTCCGCGGCTTCCACTGCGCCGACGGCGACGTCCCCGTCATCGGCGTCAGggacgaccccgccgccgcggcgccgctggACCTCGTCGCGCGGCACGGGGGCGCCGCCGACaggcgccgcggcgaggcgtTCTACTTCGTGCGGCGGAGGCGCTGCCGCCGGCCGAACGTGCGGCGGACCGTCGccgagggaggcggaggcggtggcggtgcgggCGGGCTGTGGAAGAAGAGCTGGACCGGGTCCGGCAAGTCGGTGACCGACCTCGGCGTCGTCGTGCCGTGGAGCAAGACGTGCTACTGCTTCTACCGGCGCGACGAGGGCGGCCGGCTGAGCACCTTCGGGGGAGGGTGGGTCTTGGCGGAGTACGAGATCACGGAACCCGGTACGTACCGgcgcgccgacgaggaggaagacgacgacgactactGGGTACTTTGCCACGTCAGGAAGACGGCAAGCAAGAAGAGGAAGCGGAATCGCTGCGATGAGGCCGTGGCTGCACGGGCTGTAGCCGGTACGGAGTCTAAGTCGTATCTCCTATGTGGGCTGACAGCGAATTGA
- the LOC107276508 gene encoding uncharacterized protein — translation MARANDSHSVTIPDGMFPTPHMEDAAAGASSDTKPAAGTNTPTSTPKDDGSKPAAAQDNVLSASANLAQLLPTGSVMAYQALSSSFNNHGECYTSNWWLTVSLVTFLTVFCIFFAFTDSITHKGKVYYGVAMSERLRIFNIEVGDSIADEEGKLIIMPEQGKDLTQEQREVLNQLKKRKLHWLDGVHAFFTAVVFLSVAFSDVGLQKCLFPHAGHDTMELLKNMPLGMSFLSSFVFMIFPTTRHGIGFSDSSTTASSKDASRKVADIYTMTSDQNRRESSNNAASNVANHKNINGNEENANSKPAAQDKVLSASANLAQLLPTGSVMAYQALSPSFNNHGECYTSNWWLTVSLVTFLTVFCIFFAITDTIYYNGKVYYGVAMRGGLKIFNKEDNDPNFYIEPDNKKENENKNGTATELQAVGQQKSPSSSNESEHNGEKKGKLTWLTSIFEKKGGEKVKQDNKLTAEKELKDKLERMKLNWLDGLHAFFTAVVFLSVAFSDVGLQRCLFPDAGHDTMELLKNMPLGMSFLSSFVFMIFPTTRSGIGFSNPTSKGDDKAKPHANAK, via the coding sequence ATGGCACGAGCAAACGACAGCCACAGTGTTACTATCCCCGATGGCATGTTCCCAACGCCGCATATGGAAGATGCGGCTGCCGGTGCTAGCAGTGACACCAAGCCTGCCGCTGGCACGAACACACCGACGTCGACTCCAAAAGATGATGGCTCCAAACCTGCGGCGGCGCAGGACAATGTGCTGTCGGCGTCGGCGAACCTGGCGCAGCTGCTGCCGACAGGGTCGGTGATGGCGTACCAAGCGCTGTCGTCGTCCTTCAACAACCACGGCGAATGCTACACCTCCAACTGGTGGCTCACCGTCTCGCTCGTCACCTTCCTCACCGTCTTCTGCATCTTCTTCGCCTTCACCGACAGCATCACCCACAAAGGCAAGGTGTACTATGGCGTGGCCATGAGCGAGCGCCTGAGAATCTTCAACATTGAGGTGGGCGATAGTATTGCAGACGAGGAAGGGAAGCTAATTATAATGCCTGAACAAGGCAAAGACCTAACGCAAGAACAGAGAGAGGTGTTGAACCAACTAAAGAAGCGGAAGCTGCACTGGCTGGACGGTGTTCACGCCTTCTTCACGGCGGTGGTGTTCCTTTCCGTGGCGTTCAGCGACGTGGGGCTCCAGAAATGCCTCTTCCCGCACGCCGGCCACGACACCATGGAGCTGCTCAAGAACATGCCTCTGGGTATGTCCTTCCTCTCCAGCTTCGTCTTCATGATCTTCCCCACCACACGCCACGGCATTGGATTTTCCGACAGTAGTACCACTGCCTCCTCCAAAGATGCCTCCCGAAAAGTTGCCGATATTTACACAATGACGAGCGATCAGAATCGTCGTGAAAGTAGTAATAATGCCGCCTCCAATGTTGCCAATCATAAGAATATAAATGGTAACGAAGAGAATGCCAACTCCAAACCTGCGGCGCAGGACAAGGTGCTGTCGGCATCGGCGAACCTCGCACAGCTGCTGCCGACGGGGTCGGTGATGGCGTACCAAGCGCTTTCGCCGTCCTTCAACAACCACGGCGAGTGCTACACCTCCAATTGGTGGCTCACCGTCTCGCTCGTCACCTTCCTCACCGTCTTCTGCATCTTCTTCGCCATCACGGACACTATCTACTATAATGGCAAGGTCTACTACGGTGTGGCCATGAGGGGGGGCCTGAAAATCTTCAACAAGGAGGACAACGATCCTAATTTTTATATCGAGCCAGACAACAAGAAggaaaatgaaaacaaaaatgGAACGGCGACGGAACTGCAAGCGGTAGGACAACAAAAAAGTCCGAGCAGTTCTAACGAGTCCGAACACAATGGAGAAAAGAAGGGAAAGCTAACCTGGCTAACGAGTATCTTCGAGAAGAAGGGCGGCGAAAAGGTAAAGCAAGACAACAAACTAACAGCAGAAAAAGAACTAAAGGACAAACTGGAGAGGATGAAGCTGAACTGGCTGGACGGTCTTCACGCCTTCTTCACGGCGGTGGTGTTCCTGTCCGTTGCGTTCAGCGACGTGGGGCTCCAGAGATGCCTCTTCCCGGACGCCGGGCACGACACCATGGAGCTGCTCAAGAATATGCCGCTGGGTATGTCGTTCTTGTCGAGTTTTGTGTTCATGATCTTCCCCACAACTCGAAGCGGCATCGGGTTCTCCAATCCCACGTCCAAAGGTGATGATAAGGCAAAGCCGCACGCGAACGCCAAATAG